CGAGCACTTCTTTGCCGTCCCTAACGGTGCCTATTCTAAAGTTTTCCTTGACAATGTCGTTAATGGCATATTCAGTAGCTTCATAGGGTAGATGGTATTTCTTTGTCCAGATTGTCTTTGGTGGCTCTACAGAAATGTCGAGTTCTAGAGGATTCCTAACGACTTTATCCGTGGAATCTGAAAGTGAGAACATGACGATTGGCAAGATTATCGACGTTAGAATAATCGCGATTAGCGAGCCAATAAGCACCTTTTGCAGTATTTCCATTGCGGTTCAGTTGATGATTAGTTTTGCGGTACTCTGAATGGTTAATCTACTCTAGCTCCAATGTTCAAATGTTTGCTCCAAATTTAAACCTTTGCAAGCAAATTAATGACTATAAAATGTGGATTGTTCAATGATTAATAATTGCGGAACTAGCCACCAGATCTAGCAGCCGAGGGAGTACGGGCAGCTGCATGCACTTTATTCCAGATCTCCCCTGACAACCGCCACAACTCCATGACAGGCCCAACGCAATCCGGACATTTATTCACATACCATTCATCGCTATATATTCTACCACAAACAAAAATGAATGTACTTCTGAGAGTACCCCTTCTGCTCACTATCCTCTTGTCTACAAAGAGTGCCCTAGGAGACTATGGAAATCTACACTCCGAAACTGAGGAGATTAGGTCAATCATAGTCATTGATAACAATTTTGAGGATGTGGAAGATGTAGAAGACGACCTCCAAAAGACTCCCATCACCCTTGACATCTCAAGAGAGGTACCCGCTATGGTTACGACAATAAAGTTTACTAGAGCCTTTTACTATGAGATTGACCAAGACTATCATGAAGATTACAAAATTGGCattgtaaaggatgatggTCAAGTGATTGCTGAGGATAGCGATCGACTTGTGGAGAGAATAGTCTACTTTTGCAGAGAAGATGATGGGAGAAGGGTCGTTAGAATCAATGACTATTATCTTACAACAGACGGAGAAATTACCCTCAAGGCTAACGAGCTTGTAAAGGAACCTGGATCTCATTATGTGCCACTTGTGAGATATCCAGTAGATGTAGACATACTGTCTGACGACATTCCCGAGGAGATTGAACGTAGTTATGGAGTATTGAAAGTTAGATTCATTATACGGAGTAAAATGGAAAATCGCGCATTTATTGGCGTTGTGAAATACGGTGGTCTTTTGGTAGATGCAAAAATAAATGATGACATTATTGAAAAGGTTGTAACGCTAAATACGACGCTCCATCATCCAGAAATTAAAATTAACCTCTACCAGAAAGATGGATCAATGACTACAGAAAAGTATTTCTATGTACAAGACGAGAATGGAAAAAGAATAGTCCAGAGTATAGACGAAGTTTATTAAAGATGCACATCCACAATTGAACTTTGCCATAAATGTAGCTTGTATGATTTATACTTTTTTGGAGTCTGTGGTATGAgttgtagagaatggatGTCCATTACGGGCTGATGTACTTTAAACCTTTACAGATGGGAGATAATAAAATGGATATTGTACCGTTATAAATGTTATGCGGCAATACGCTCCTCTGGAGCAAATAATAGTTGTTTAAACCCCCAAATCATTCTTTTGGGCGTGGAAAATCATCTGAATTGCGCGTAAACAAGATTACTAACACGTCTTTTCCTAACCAAGGTAGCCATCTTACTGGCCAGAGTCTTTTTTGGGTCATGAAAGATCATATAAATTTCATAGACACCAGTTGCCAACAGACCAAATGCCACAGCTACTCCCGGTACTATTGCCTCATAAAGCGGTCTCTTTACCGAGGTTTTTACTGAAATCATCCTCCTCAATTCGTCGAGCTTATTTTTAAGGCTCTCTCCAGCAAGTGGTTTCCCATCCTCTATATCTTTATTGACTGGAATCCACTTTGTTACATCGGACGCAGATATCTGGTAGTATTCGCAACCCCCGCTATATTTGTGCAACTCAACCAAAAGAGGGTCTCCGTACCTGCTGTAGTTTTTAATATGCCAAACTCTAACTTGGGTGAGAATCTCTGTACTTTTGATTTCAAGCACATTATCTCTATTTACAATTGACCCCAACTTAAAACTACTCTTTCCATATACTACATGGTTACAACTGCTATAACTTCCCAACTTGGTTGACACTATCCCCGGGCTCTTTTCAACTTTAATCTTCTCCTTGCTGTTGACGATAAAAGTGTCATCGTACATGACTGAATCCCGATTAACACCAACTACTTGTGAGATGTCAATTTTAACAGAGACAGAATAAATGTCTATCAGGATGTCATGGATTGTTGGATTGTCTATATCTTTCTTTGGGATTACCCCTTCTGTTATCTCTATCCATTTATTGGAATAAGGGGACTCTCTTTTATACCAAGTCTTTTTACATTCGGACTTTGAATCAAAGTATATGAGAAATGGGAACCCGTTTTTTGATGGATACCAAAATACATAAAAGCTATCAACACTTTTAAAGTCAGAAAACCCGGTTTGAGCAGTGGAACCTTCTACAAGTCTAGAAATTGAAATAGCAGAAGAATCCTTGTCAGAAATGTAATGCCACGATCTAGCAAATGTATGGGATTTTATTGTCACTAAGCTAATCTGCTGGGTACATCCGGGGCAGGAATAACTTGTGCCAGATTTAACTTGAGGACCCAGAGATATATCCACTGTATGAGCTCCATTGTTAGCACAGTTTTGTTTAAGTAATTCTTCACGCGTTAAAAAATTGCCATTTTCAACCCAAAAATTTCCTACACGTCTGTAAAGGGtaacatttccaaatttttgttttaGCTCCAGAATCAAAGGGTTTTTGTATTTGTTATCCAGAGACCAAAAATAGACAGAAACACTCTCATATTCTCTGTACAAGACTGGATTTTCAGGTGATATGTACCTTTTGTCACATTCCGTTGAGAGAacattcatcatttttccatttttcattctATGGATAAACTTCACATAATCACCTTTATCAAACTTATATGGGCAATTTTCAACTACTATTTTAACATCTTTATTAGTATTAGATTTTATTAAaagtcgaaatcttttggtgaaaaatatcgattgttagatatttcttattttagagatatattctctaaaatacaccatcttaggctctttaactacgatgaataagcattggaagtccattccgatagagataacggcaatggccattttcacggttattccaaaaagttaaacggCACAGGCatcgataaatggttaattccaaaaggaacattgtattctgactccaaaga
This region of Theileria equi strain WA chromosome 1, complete sequence genomic DNA includes:
- a CDS encoding signal peptide-containing protein (encoded by transcript BEWA_028520A) translates to MNVLLRVPLLLTILLSTKSALGDYGNLHSETEEIRSIIVIDNNFEDVEDVEDDLQKTPITLDISREVPAMVTTIKFTRAFYYEIDQDYHEDYKIGIVKDDGQVIAEDSDRLVERIVYFCREDDGRRVVRINDYYLTTDGEITLKANELVKEPGSHYVPLVRYPVDVDILSDDIPEEIERSYGVLKVRFIIRSKMENRAFIGVVKYGGLLVDAKINDDIIEKVVTLNTTLHHPEIKINLYQKDGSMTTEKYFYVQDENGKRIVQSIDEVY
- a CDS encoding hypothetical protein (encoded by transcript BEWA_028530A) — encoded protein: MMNVLSTECDKRYISPENPVLYREYESVSVYFWSLDNKYKNPLILELKQKFGNVTLYRRVGNFWVENGNFLTREELLKQNCANNGAHTVDISLGPQVKSGTSYSCPGCTQQISLVTIKSHTFARSWHYISDKDSSAISISRLVEGSTAQTGFSDFKSVDSFYVFWYPSKNGFPFLIYFDSKSECKKTWYKRESPYSNKWIEITEGVIPKKDIDNPTIHDILIDIYSVSVKIDISQVVGVNRDSVMYDDTFIVNSKEKIKVEKSPGIVSTKLGSYSSCNHVVYGKSSFKLGSIVNRDNVLEIKSTEILTQVRVWHIKNYSRYGDPLLVELHKYSGGCEYYQISASDVTKWIPVNKDIEDGKPLAGESLKNKLDELRRMISVKTSVKRPLYEAIVPGVAVAFGLLATGVYEIYMIFHDPKKTLASKMATLVRKRRVSNLVYAQFR